The Triticum aestivum cultivar Chinese Spring chromosome 6D, IWGSC CS RefSeq v2.1, whole genome shotgun sequence genomic sequence GCAACATGCGACCGTGTGCTAAAGAAGAGGCTCATGAGCAGACATACGACATTGAACTAAAAAAGAGGGTTCGTATATATGCTTCTCCTTCATACACATCTCATCGAGGAATAATATATATGCTTCATTACACATCTCCTCGAGGAATAATATATATGATTCTCCTTCAAAAGAATGGAAGAACTTCATTACACATCTGCATATTTTAAAGGTTGTACAATCTTATCGATAATTTATCCTCCTTCAAAAGAATGGAAGAACTTCATTACACATCTCATCGAGGAATAATATATATGCTTCTCCTTCAAAAGACCGGGGTCCAAGTTAAGGATTGTGTATGGCAGGGTCCCTAGCTATAGGCTGGTTAGTATTTGCGTCTGCATATTTTCTCCTAAAGAATGAACCTTAACAAAGAGGAGGCGGCCAAACTCTttgacatctactccctccgttccctatTACTCgttgctgatttagtacaactttgtactaaatcagcaacgagtaatatggaacggagggagtatgtcggATAGAGTTGGGTTTTGGGGGTTTCGCAATATCTCTACCTCCCCATACTGCCCCATCCATGGCATTTCTCGGCCGTATCTCCGATAGGCAGTTGAACGACATAGGTGGTAAAGTAGCGATCTTGGGTTCAATTcatggtttttttttttttttgccttgATAGGGATTTGAACCAATTGATTTATCATCCTCATTACGACATTGGAGGCATTTTGCCGAGTTCCTTTGACATGGTTCTCTTGACGTGCCTGATTTCGCTCATTGTTTTGAGGTAAGTATAAACTATAAAGAAGTGGTTGGCTCGGAGGAAGAAATGGACCAAAGAGGGGATAGCTTTGGGACCGCACAGTCGCACACCAACAGCTACAGCCTACATGGGGTGCCCTTTGTGCACTTTTTGACAAGGACAAACATCGTCAAACACGTGATGGGATGTTTTTCTTTAGTATTTATTACTATTTTCCATTTTCCTGTCTAGTAATAACCGTGTGCCGATGTCCACAATCAGTATGCCCTTTGCATGAGAGAGGAAAAGACGTCCGCGTGAGAGAGAAAAAATCGCGTCAATTCGAATTAGCAAAATCCTTTATTTAAATTTCATTACAACGTAAAGCACATGTCTTGTTGATTATTTCAATATGTATAGGGTGCTATGCCATCACACCGTGCAAGAGAGATGACTAAAAGGCAAAAGCCCATTCAGCCTCCGAACTTGGCTTTGTAGTCCTGCCACAGCTGCTGCACGTTCTTGCCGAGAATCTGCGCGAAGAAGTCGTCGCTGTACCCGCTCTTCATCTTGGCGTTGAGCTGCGCGACGAACCCAGGCTTGAGCGAGTCGCAGTAGTCGAGGAACCTCGCCGTGATGTCGTACCCCTCATCCCACCGGCTGCCGCTCCCCCGCGGCCTCCAGTGCCCAGGCGCGAGCCCGGCCTTGAGCCGCACGTAGTCGGCGATCCCCTCGATGAGGCCGCCGTTCGCCGCGCCCTGCCCGTTCCACTGCCACACGTGCGTCGCCTCGTGGTACAGCACGCCGGTCACCTCCTTCTTGACGTCGCCGGAGGTGTAGCCGCCGACGTAGCTAGCGCTGAGGTGGATGCCGTTGCCGCTGGTGAAGGCGACGCCGTCGATGTCCTCCACGACGAGGGTGACCGCGTCGACGGGCTTGCGGTCGGCAGCGGCGCGCTGGTTGAAGGTGCTCCAGATGAAGGTGGAGGCGTCGGAGAGGACCTGCTTTGAGTACGCGAGGCCGACGGCGTTGTCGAAGCGCTTGCCGCCGGTGGTGCCCGACGCCGTGTTCGACGCGTCGAA encodes the following:
- the LOC123143462 gene encoding uncharacterized protein; translation: MKLHVAFFLLVAMAATARAVTFDASNTASGTTGGKRFDNAVGLAYSKQVLSDASTFIWSTFNQRAAADRKPVDAVTLVVEDIDGVAFTSGNGIHLSASYVGGYTSGDVKKEVTGVLYHEATHVWQWNGQGAANGGLIEGIADYVRLKAGLAPGHWRPRGSGSRWDEGYDITARFLDYCDSLKPGFVAQLNAKMKSGYSDDFFAQILGKNVQQLWQDYKAKFGG